The following nucleotide sequence is from Candidatus Margulisiibacteriota bacterium.
TGTTTATTGAACGCCTCCCCTTTTTTCATGTCCTGGGCGACGTAGAGCGACCGTTTATAGATCAGAGATCTTTTCTCTTCGGCGGTCGGTTCATAGCTCACCTTGCCCAAGGCTTCCCAGGCCCGCCCGCTTTCTTCGACCAGCTGTTTCAATTCGGCCGGCTCGAGCGAAAAAGCGGCGTCCACTCCGCCAGCGGCGCGAGATAAAGTGAAATGCTTCTCAATGACCGTCGCGCCAAGGGCGACCGCGGCGATCGCCGCCCCCAGCCCTAAGGTATGGTCCGAGATCCCCGCCTGGCATTTGAAGGTTTGCCGCAGACTAGGGATGGTTAAAATATTGGAGTTTTTTGGGGACGAAGGATAAGAGCTGGTGCATTTGAGCAAGACCAGATCCCGGCAACCGGCCCGGCGGGCGGTCTGAACCGTT
It contains:
- the pseI gene encoding pseudaminic acid synthase encodes the protein EFFISDKKSPWRGTSLYDLYQKAATPWEWHKPIFKLCKKLGMIGFSTPFDETAVDFLEELDIPFYKIASFENNDLPLVKKVAKTGKPIILSTGLATLAELKETVQTARRAGCRDLVLLKCTSSYPSSPKNSNILTIPSLRQTFKCQAGISDHTLGLGAAIAAVALGATVIEKHFTLSRAAGGVDAAFSLEPAELKQLVEESGRAWEALGKVSYEPTAEEKRSLIYKRSLYVAQDMKKGEAFNKQNLRVIRPGYGLAPKYYDELLGKKVKRDLKKGTPVGREMI